The proteins below are encoded in one region of Deferribacter autotrophicus:
- a CDS encoding phosphoribosylaminoimidazolesuccinocarboxamide synthase, which produces MKVVLKTEIPDLKLIGRGKVRDIYDLGNYLLIVTTDRISAFDVILPNGIPYKGYVLTQLSKFWFEKTSHIVKNHLVTTDIDEMPEVCKKYKDILEGRSMLVEKAKAYPVECVVRGYITGSAWKDYLKTGKVCGISLPEGLKESQKIEPPIFTPATKAEVGEHDENISFDEMALKIGDETAKKLRDYAIEIYNYCSKIAEEKGIIIADTKMEFGEKDGEIILIDELLTPDSSRFWFKENYEVGKPQESMDKQFVRNYLETLDWDKKAPGPELPEDIIEQTSKRYLEIMEILTK; this is translated from the coding sequence ATGAAAGTTGTTTTGAAGACAGAAATCCCCGATTTGAAACTAATAGGTAGGGGGAAGGTCAGGGATATTTATGATCTGGGGAATTACCTTTTAATTGTGACAACTGATAGAATTTCTGCTTTTGATGTGATTTTGCCAAATGGGATTCCTTATAAGGGGTATGTGTTGACTCAACTTTCGAAATTTTGGTTTGAAAAAACATCTCATATTGTAAAGAATCACCTTGTTACCACTGATATAGATGAAATGCCTGAAGTTTGTAAAAAATATAAAGATATACTTGAAGGTAGAAGCATGCTTGTAGAAAAGGCAAAAGCTTACCCAGTAGAATGTGTTGTAAGGGGGTATATCACAGGCTCTGCTTGGAAAGATTATCTGAAAACTGGCAAAGTTTGCGGAATATCGTTACCGGAAGGTTTGAAGGAGTCCCAAAAGATAGAGCCACCTATCTTTACTCCAGCTACAAAGGCTGAGGTTGGTGAGCATGATGAGAATATTTCTTTTGATGAAATGGCCCTTAAAATAGGGGATGAGACTGCTAAAAAGCTGAGAGATTATGCAATAGAAATATACAATTACTGTTCAAAAATTGCTGAAGAGAAAGGGATTATAATCGCTGATACAAAGATGGAATTTGGTGAAAAAGATGGTGAAATAATATTGATTGATGAACTACTAACACCCGACTCTTCACGATTCTGGTTTAAGGAAAATTATGAGGTGGGTAAGCCACAGGAGAGTATGGACAAACAATTTGTAAGAAATTATCTTGAGACACTTGATTGGGATAAGAAGGCTCCTGGGCCAGAACTTCCTGAAGATATTATCGAGCAAACATCGAAAAGATATCTTGAGATAATGGAAATTCTTACAAAATAA
- a CDS encoding FAD-dependent oxidoreductase, protein MNKEKLIIIGGVAAGASAAAKARRTNEHIKIKIFEKNGYVSYANCGLPYYIGGTINKRKSLLLHTTKTLGKRFNADILVNHEVLEIDAKRKVVSVRNDEGVFEESFDKLIIATGSKPVIPDIEGIEDVPYFQMRTVEDVDAIKRFLEEKKPESVAIIGGGYIGVEVAEAMLHCGLMINVIEMAPYVLPGYSPEIALTIEERMKEEGVKLFCGRKVKKVVFENEKYRLFLDGDEFIDVDMLFLATGVKPNVEIAKNTGIELGETGGILTNSYMQTNYDYIFAAGDAVEKLHLISGKKVLFPLAGPANREGRVAGCNAAGGILENPGIIGTSVVGFFDKVVAKTGLSFKEALEAGFDADYVYTEDPDHAEYYPGFKYIYMKTVYDKKSKRVLGVEASGSYDAVRKVDVIATALYGGLTIYDLENIDFCYAPPFGSARDNINKAGFVAANQDRGEGYGIKPDYFLDLMMKDDSLQVIDVRTKLEYNAYRIDRAKNIYVNDIRDKLDEIDKTRPVYLYCAVGFRGYLATRFLRNLGYEAYNVLGGIESIIRFKNL, encoded by the coding sequence TTGAATAAGGAGAAATTAATTATAATAGGCGGGGTTGCAGCCGGAGCAAGCGCTGCAGCGAAGGCAAGAAGAACTAACGAACATATAAAGATAAAGATTTTTGAGAAGAATGGTTATGTCTCTTATGCTAATTGTGGATTACCATATTACATCGGTGGTACAATAAATAAACGTAAAAGCCTTTTACTGCATACTACCAAAACATTAGGGAAAAGATTTAATGCGGATATCTTAGTAAATCATGAGGTATTAGAGATTGATGCTAAAAGGAAAGTTGTTTCAGTCAGAAATGATGAAGGAGTATTTGAAGAAAGTTTTGATAAGCTAATTATAGCTACGGGCTCAAAACCTGTTATACCTGATATAGAAGGTATTGAGGATGTCCCCTATTTTCAGATGAGGACAGTGGAAGATGTGGATGCAATTAAAAGGTTTTTAGAAGAGAAAAAACCTGAATCTGTAGCAATAATTGGTGGCGGTTATATAGGAGTTGAAGTGGCAGAGGCTATGCTCCATTGCGGTTTGATGATAAATGTTATCGAAATGGCACCATATGTTCTTCCTGGATATTCTCCTGAAATTGCACTTACAATTGAAGAAAGAATGAAAGAGGAAGGGGTAAAGCTTTTTTGTGGTAGAAAAGTAAAGAAGGTTGTCTTTGAAAATGAGAAATACAGATTATTTTTAGATGGTGATGAATTCATTGATGTTGATATGCTTTTTCTTGCTACTGGGGTAAAACCGAATGTGGAGATTGCCAAAAATACTGGAATAGAGCTTGGAGAAACTGGCGGAATACTGACAAACAGTTATATGCAAACAAACTATGATTATATATTTGCTGCAGGAGATGCAGTGGAGAAATTACACCTAATTTCAGGGAAAAAAGTGTTGTTTCCTCTAGCTGGCCCTGCAAATAGGGAAGGTAGAGTGGCTGGCTGCAATGCTGCTGGAGGTATTCTTGAGAACCCAGGAATTATTGGTACAAGTGTTGTGGGTTTTTTCGATAAGGTGGTGGCCAAAACAGGGCTGAGTTTTAAAGAAGCCTTGGAAGCGGGTTTTGATGCAGATTATGTTTACACTGAAGATCCTGATCATGCTGAGTATTATCCAGGTTTCAAGTATATTTATATGAAGACGGTATACGACAAAAAGTCTAAAAGAGTGTTGGGGGTTGAAGCAAGCGGCAGTTATGATGCTGTGAGAAAAGTAGATGTTATTGCCACTGCTCTATATGGTGGGCTTACCATTTATGATCTGGAAAATATTGATTTTTGTTATGCCCCACCTTTTGGCTCAGCCAGAGATAATATTAACAAAGCAGGATTTGTGGCTGCAAATCAAGATAGGGGTGAAGGGTACGGTATAAAGCCAGATTATTTTCTTGATTTGATGATGAAAGATGACTCATTACAGGTTATTGATGTGCGCACAAAATTGGAGTATAATGCGTATAGAATTGATAGAGCAAAAAATATTTATGTAAATGATATAAGAGATAAGCTGGATGAAATTGATAAAACAAGACCTGTTTATCTCTACTGTGCTGTTGGATTCAGGGGTTATCTTGCTACAAGATTTTTGAGGAATCTTGGATATGAAGCGTACAATGTTTTGGGTGGAATAGAAAGTATAATAAGATTTAAAAATTTATAA
- the mtaB gene encoding tRNA (N(6)-L-threonylcarbamoyladenosine(37)-C(2))-methylthiotransferase MtaB, whose amino-acid sequence MNRVYFHTFGCKVNISEVEQLRDKALKKGLLCVDRLDDADIVIINSCAVTQNAEKKCRDFIKKIKRNYDKKVVVTGCFASVLDDESKQYVDLVVENAEKLQVLDKISLYFDLEYCSSFENMARVSGYDKTRAFLKIQDGCDSFCSYCIIPYLRGKPKSKRVDEVLEELDHLISRGFKEIVLVGIHIGKYGQDIGVDLKYLLERIIQRLSNGVRIRLSSLDVGEIDDELIDMVKNSNGKICNHFHISLQSGSDKILKAMNRNYCREDFIKICNRIKENIDDARIGSDVIVGFPGETDEDFEDTIDAIVNGGVDFLHVFSYSKREGTKAYNMSNHIPKKIKEQRAKRLREMGRTLKEEAERKMVGKIVSVLVESGGGGHTSNYHYVIIDGENVKRNELYKVEIMDRNKNGLVGVIVE is encoded by the coding sequence ATGAATAGGGTTTATTTTCATACATTTGGATGTAAAGTAAATATTTCAGAAGTGGAACAGCTGAGAGACAAAGCATTAAAGAAGGGACTGCTTTGTGTTGATAGGCTGGATGATGCTGATATTGTTATTATAAATAGCTGTGCAGTTACTCAAAATGCAGAGAAAAAGTGCAGAGATTTCATTAAAAAAATCAAAAGAAATTATGACAAAAAAGTAGTTGTTACAGGTTGTTTTGCAAGTGTTCTTGATGATGAGTCAAAACAGTATGTTGACTTAGTTGTAGAAAATGCTGAGAAGTTGCAAGTTTTGGATAAAATATCCTTATATTTTGATTTAGAATATTGTTCATCTTTTGAGAACATGGCGAGAGTATCTGGCTATGATAAAACAAGAGCTTTTTTAAAAATACAGGATGGTTGTGATTCTTTCTGTTCATATTGCATAATACCATATCTGAGAGGTAAACCAAAAAGCAAAAGGGTTGATGAGGTTTTGGAAGAACTTGATCATCTGATTAGTCGAGGGTTTAAAGAGATTGTGCTGGTGGGGATTCATATTGGTAAATATGGGCAGGATATTGGAGTTGATTTGAAATACTTGCTTGAGAGAATAATTCAAAGGTTGAGTAATGGTGTGAGAATAAGGCTTTCTTCGTTGGATGTGGGGGAAATAGATGATGAACTTATAGATATGGTTAAGAATTCTAATGGGAAAATTTGCAATCATTTTCACATATCATTACAAAGTGGCTCTGATAAGATATTAAAGGCAATGAATAGAAATTATTGTAGAGAAGATTTTATTAAAATTTGCAATAGGATAAAAGAGAATATAGATGATGCAAGGATAGGTTCTGATGTAATTGTGGGCTTTCCAGGTGAAACGGATGAAGATTTTGAAGATACAATTGACGCTATAGTTAATGGAGGGGTGGATTTCTTACATGTGTTTTCATACTCCAAAAGAGAAGGTACAAAGGCTTATAATATGAGTAATCATATTCCAAAGAAAATAAAAGAGCAAAGAGCAAAGAGACTGAGAGAGATGGGAAGAACGTTGAAAGAGGAAGCGGAAAGGAAAATGGTTGGAAAGATTGTAAGTGTATTGGTTGAATCGGGTGGTGGCGGACATACAAGTAATTATCACTATGTTATAATTGATGGAGAAAATGTGAAAAGAAATGAACTGTATAAGGTTGAAATTATGGACCGAAATAAAAATGGCTTAGTGGGGGTAATCGTTGAATAA
- a CDS encoding flagellar basal body-associated FliL family protein: protein MKKLTIILAIVIIAIVILLILKNSFDISFEPVVSNIKFKRKTIYEKFKVKVVKIGENYGVFIENIVASSADMNNRHIKVDLYIETEDKSTTKLLAKNREQTVYTIADVMTNFKTSDLSTPNGKRFFKEQIKRALELKYGKEKIKNIYLHNMVFN, encoded by the coding sequence ATGAAAAAACTTACTATAATTTTGGCAATTGTCATAATAGCAATAGTTATTTTGTTAATTTTAAAAAACTCATTTGATATTTCTTTTGAGCCTGTTGTATCCAATATTAAATTTAAGCGCAAGACTATTTATGAAAAATTTAAGGTAAAAGTAGTTAAAATTGGTGAAAATTATGGTGTTTTTATTGAAAATATTGTTGCATCAAGTGCTGATATGAATAACAGACATATTAAAGTTGATTTATACATTGAAACTGAAGATAAAAGCACTACAAAGTTATTGGCTAAAAATCGTGAACAAACTGTATACACTATTGCTGATGTGATGACAAATTTTAAAACTTCAGATTTATCCACTCCAAACGGAAAAAGATTTTTTAAAGAACAAATAAAAAGGGCATTAGAATTAAAATATGGAAAAGAAAAGATAAAAAATATTTATTTACATAACATGGTTTTTAATTGA
- the glnD gene encoding [protein-PII] uridylyltransferase translates to MKSIVDIKTYYWEKWHEIKDERKTFPTSWQLLFKITDLSKNVIKQIIDQLNFPLENITFLSLGSFAREQMSPFSDIDILILHKKQLSNSEQQFISDFTTLLWDTNLNPGIQIKSLSDIKKHKKLDTVEKTALIDFNYLCGSEEIYQKYKDVVKSYILEKGKLNFLMEHINTARQRSQKFRDSIYKLEPNIKEGQGGIRDYNFICWINKILYSSNSLNNLIKKGIITIEDFDDLMKGIEFIFKVRNELHYFFKRKYDVLTLEAQKEIANELGYISTSLTLNVEHFLRDYYINARNIHRVTKKVIEKALNEIVFAKTHKKVTFRKLGYNLIQYNNLITTDDREIFTKYPELMINVFYISALKNLKLSDKLVEVIKANLHLIDETYLKKYGTLFIKRISTFPYSSKIVKNMLYTGVLQKFIPEFNDIVCRVQYDLYHHYTVDEHTILALKFIDDLITSNHPFKSNYLEAFRKLKRKDLLALSILLHDIGKGQGHNHSLVGAKMSQTICQRLGLHQDDIDTVSNMVEHHLLMSHISQRRDLHDIEVIEYFISFLNNEDELHLLYLLTYADMNAVGGELFNEWKSTLLTELYLKSVTAMEKENLISEFNKIVDIKRRKLYERITDNILKSMINKLDSEYIFTYKVKHIIRHLQMIKRLTPDTKVIISHNIREDLNCLEFSICTYDFLGLLKKLSGVFAYFGLNILGAQIFTFNNNIVMDTIQVSSSKEPLNFIAKKCDKISETIRDAITNKISVDALIKKAPAPFFKKKIPKAINKKVVFDNEISSVFTVIDIFTEDKIGLLYDILTVFEKLKINVQKAKISTDVDRVVDSFYITDEHNKKIDNNEYLDQIKKELLKVI, encoded by the coding sequence ATGAAAAGCATTGTCGACATCAAAACATATTATTGGGAAAAGTGGCATGAAATTAAAGATGAAAGAAAAACATTTCCCACATCATGGCAGCTTCTTTTTAAAATAACAGATCTATCAAAAAATGTAATAAAACAGATTATCGACCAACTCAATTTTCCACTCGAAAACATAACTTTTTTATCCTTAGGTAGTTTTGCAAGGGAACAGATGTCCCCTTTTTCTGACATTGATATTTTAATTTTACACAAAAAACAGTTAAGTAATTCAGAACAACAATTTATTTCAGACTTTACTACACTATTATGGGATACAAATTTAAATCCCGGAATCCAGATTAAATCCTTATCAGATATAAAAAAACACAAAAAACTTGATACTGTAGAAAAAACAGCACTAATCGATTTCAACTATCTTTGTGGTAGTGAAGAGATTTACCAAAAATATAAAGATGTGGTTAAATCATATATTCTTGAAAAAGGCAAACTAAACTTTTTAATGGAACATATCAATACAGCCAGGCAGCGCTCACAGAAATTTAGAGACTCTATTTACAAATTGGAGCCAAATATAAAAGAAGGGCAGGGAGGAATAAGGGATTACAACTTTATATGCTGGATTAACAAAATACTTTACAGCAGTAATAGTCTAAACAACTTGATTAAAAAAGGGATAATAACAATCGAAGATTTCGATGATTTGATGAAAGGTATCGAGTTTATATTTAAAGTAAGGAATGAACTGCATTACTTTTTTAAAAGAAAATATGATGTCTTAACCCTCGAAGCACAAAAAGAAATTGCAAACGAACTTGGCTACATATCCACTTCACTCACACTGAATGTTGAACACTTTTTACGTGATTATTATATAAATGCTAGAAACATTCATAGAGTCACAAAAAAGGTCATTGAAAAAGCTTTAAACGAGATAGTATTCGCTAAAACACACAAAAAGGTAACTTTTAGAAAATTAGGTTACAATCTTATACAGTATAACAATCTTATAACCACAGATGACAGAGAAATTTTCACCAAATATCCTGAGCTAATGATTAACGTTTTTTATATTTCAGCCCTAAAAAACTTAAAGCTTTCTGATAAACTCGTTGAAGTAATTAAAGCTAACCTTCACCTGATTGACGAAACATATCTAAAAAAATATGGAACTCTTTTTATAAAAAGGATATCCACTTTTCCATACTCATCAAAAATTGTAAAAAATATGCTATATACAGGTGTTTTGCAAAAATTTATTCCTGAATTCAATGACATTGTATGCCGAGTTCAGTACGATTTATATCATCATTACACGGTTGATGAGCACACCATTTTAGCCTTAAAATTCATTGATGATCTTATAACCTCCAATCACCCCTTCAAAAGTAATTACCTGGAAGCATTCAGGAAGTTGAAGAGAAAGGACCTTTTAGCACTTTCTATTCTTCTTCACGATATTGGTAAAGGGCAGGGGCATAATCATTCCCTTGTTGGGGCAAAGATGTCTCAAACCATTTGCCAAAGGCTTGGACTTCATCAGGATGATATAGATACAGTTTCTAATATGGTAGAACACCACCTCCTTATGAGTCATATATCACAAAGAAGAGATTTACATGATATAGAAGTTATTGAATATTTTATCAGTTTTTTAAACAATGAAGATGAGTTGCATCTTCTTTATCTTTTAACATATGCCGATATGAATGCCGTTGGTGGAGAACTATTTAATGAATGGAAAAGTACACTTTTGACTGAACTTTACTTAAAATCAGTTACAGCAATGGAAAAAGAAAATCTCATCAGTGAGTTTAACAAAATCGTGGATATAAAACGTAGAAAACTTTACGAAAGAATAACAGATAACATACTAAAATCAATGATAAATAAATTAGATTCTGAGTACATTTTCACTTACAAGGTAAAGCATATTATCAGACACCTGCAGATGATAAAAAGACTTACACCTGATACTAAAGTCATTATTTCTCATAATATAAGAGAAGATTTAAACTGTCTTGAATTTAGCATTTGTACTTATGACTTTTTAGGTTTATTGAAGAAACTTTCAGGAGTATTTGCATACTTTGGACTCAACATTCTTGGTGCTCAAATATTTACTTTTAATAACAATATCGTAATGGACACAATTCAAGTTTCAAGCTCTAAAGAACCACTCAATTTTATAGCAAAAAAATGTGATAAAATTTCAGAAACTATTAGGGATGCTATAACAAACAAAATTTCTGTGGATGCATTGATCAAAAAAGCACCTGCTCCATTTTTTAAGAAAAAGATACCAAAAGCTATCAATAAAAAGGTCGTTTTCGATAATGAAATATCATCTGTTTTTACGGTAATAGATATCTTCACAGAAGATAAAATTGGACTTTTATATGACATCTTGACTGTTTTTGAAAAACTAAAAATTAATGTGCAAAAAGCTAAAATTTCAACAGATGTGGACAGAGTGGTTGACTCATTCTATATTACAGATGAACACAATAAGAAAATAGATAACAATGAATATTTAGATCAAATAAAAAAAGAACTTTTAAAGGTTATATGA
- the secF gene encoding protein translocase subunit SecF, translated as MFEIIKPGTKIDFMGKARLFFLVSGVAVLLSIILIFTKGFNLGIDFAGGTVVQVKFEKAPQLDVLRKNIKKLNLGDVVIQNFGNDREVLIRIEKSDKDLNMVANDVKKVLSETFKDNKFQVDRVEQVGPQVGSELKRKATLAVIYALIGILIYVTIRFEFIFSVGAVLALFHDVIITLGVFSFAGKEINLPIVAAVLTIVGYSLNDTIVVYDRIRERIKASAGKFSFSELINRSINETLSRTLLTSFTTFLAVLALYIFGSEVIRNFAFSLLIGIIVGTYSSIGIASSLVYTIKKDK; from the coding sequence ATGTTTGAGATAATAAAGCCTGGCACAAAAATTGATTTTATGGGTAAAGCTAGACTATTTTTCCTCGTCTCTGGTGTAGCAGTGCTTTTAAGTATAATTTTAATTTTCACAAAAGGGTTTAATTTAGGTATAGATTTTGCAGGTGGTACTGTAGTACAGGTCAAATTTGAAAAGGCTCCTCAACTGGATGTTTTGAGAAAAAATATAAAAAAGCTAAATCTTGGTGATGTAGTAATACAGAATTTTGGTAACGACAGGGAAGTGTTAATCAGGATAGAAAAAAGTGATAAAGATTTGAATATGGTGGCAAATGATGTAAAAAAGGTTCTATCTGAAACTTTTAAAGATAATAAATTTCAGGTTGATAGGGTTGAGCAGGTTGGGCCTCAAGTTGGGTCAGAACTGAAGAGAAAGGCTACTTTAGCTGTTATTTATGCATTAATCGGTATTTTGATATATGTTACAATAAGGTTTGAGTTCATATTTTCTGTTGGGGCTGTTTTGGCTCTTTTTCATGATGTGATTATAACTCTTGGCGTATTTTCTTTTGCAGGCAAAGAGATCAACCTTCCGATAGTGGCTGCGGTTCTTACCATTGTTGGTTATTCTTTAAATGATACTATTGTGGTTTATGATAGAATCAGGGAAAGAATAAAGGCTTCTGCTGGGAAATTTTCTTTTTCAGAGCTTATAAACAGAAGTATTAATGAAACTTTGAGCAGGACTTTATTGACATCATTTACAACCTTTTTAGCAGTACTTGCTCTTTATATTTTTGGAAGTGAAGTTATTAGAAATTTTGCTTTTTCATTGCTGATAGGAATAATCGTTGGTACATACTCATCCATCGGGATAGCTAGTAGTTTAGTTTATACGATAAAAAAGGATAAATAA
- the secD gene encoding protein translocase subunit SecD → MKYKLRWAIIFIVIVGALISLFPLNEKIKLGLDLRGGMYVLLGVDVDKAVEAKLDTLVTQIKKDLRGEKVGFNFVRKENGKIIVALKDNSLDKVKEIINKHYPILKESGLGNADNVIEFTLDPKEVERIKDYAVEQAAQVIRNRVDQFGVAEPIIQRQGKTNILVQLPGINDPDRAIKLIGKTAQLKFHLVDDTVTISDIQSGNVPFDDIILYQKVIDKRTGKIVQNTPFALKRDAVLTGDYLVDAEVRISSQFNEPYVWIKFDSAGSRLFEEITRNNVGKRLAIVLDNNVYSAPVIREAIAGGEAQITGNFTMEEAKDLAIVLRAGSLPAPVKILENRTVGPSLGKDSIQKGITASIIGFVLVVLFMAVYYRFAGVIADIALFLNFIIILGVMGMFKATLTLPGIAGLILTIGMSVDANVLIFERIREEVRLGRTALSAIEAGFEKAMSTILDANITTLIAAIVLFQFGTGPVKGFAVTLSIGILASMFTAIFVSKTIFLQLYESKENRKLSI, encoded by the coding sequence ATGAAGTACAAATTGAGATGGGCTATTATATTTATTGTAATAGTAGGAGCTTTGATATCCCTTTTCCCTTTAAATGAAAAAATCAAGCTTGGTTTGGATTTAAGAGGCGGGATGTATGTCCTTCTTGGAGTAGATGTTGATAAAGCTGTTGAGGCTAAGCTAGATACCCTTGTGACTCAGATAAAAAAGGATTTACGTGGGGAGAAAGTTGGTTTCAATTTTGTAAGAAAAGAGAACGGAAAGATTATTGTAGCTTTAAAGGATAATTCCCTGGATAAAGTAAAGGAAATAATAAATAAACATTATCCAATTTTGAAAGAGTCTGGACTTGGAAATGCGGATAATGTGATCGAATTTACTTTAGATCCTAAAGAAGTTGAGAGGATTAAAGATTATGCTGTGGAGCAAGCTGCACAGGTAATAAGGAATAGAGTAGATCAGTTTGGTGTAGCTGAGCCGATAATTCAAAGGCAAGGGAAGACAAATATATTGGTTCAATTACCAGGTATAAATGATCCTGATAGAGCTATAAAGCTTATAGGTAAAACAGCACAGCTAAAATTTCACCTTGTAGATGATACTGTAACTATTTCTGATATTCAGTCAGGGAATGTTCCTTTTGATGATATTATTTTATACCAGAAGGTAATTGATAAAAGAACTGGTAAAATTGTTCAGAATACTCCTTTTGCCCTTAAAAGGGATGCGGTTCTTACAGGAGATTATTTAGTAGACGCAGAAGTAAGGATCTCTTCTCAGTTTAATGAGCCTTATGTGTGGATAAAATTTGATAGTGCTGGTAGTAGGTTGTTTGAAGAAATTACAAGGAATAATGTGGGGAAAAGACTTGCCATCGTCCTTGATAATAATGTCTATTCAGCACCTGTAATCAGAGAAGCCATTGCTGGTGGTGAAGCTCAAATTACAGGTAACTTTACTATGGAGGAGGCAAAAGATCTGGCCATTGTTTTAAGGGCAGGTAGCTTGCCAGCCCCTGTAAAGATATTGGAAAACAGAACCGTGGGTCCATCTCTTGGAAAAGATTCTATACAAAAAGGTATTACTGCATCTATTATTGGGTTTGTTTTAGTTGTGCTTTTTATGGCGGTATATTACAGGTTTGCAGGTGTAATTGCTGATATCGCACTATTTTTAAACTTTATAATAATTCTTGGCGTTATGGGGATGTTTAAAGCAACACTTACTTTGCCAGGTATTGCCGGTTTAATATTGACAATCGGTATGTCAGTTGATGCTAACGTCTTGATATTTGAGAGGATTAGAGAAGAAGTGAGATTGGGTAGGACTGCTTTGAGTGCCATAGAAGCTGGATTTGAAAAGGCTATGTCCACAATCCTTGATGCAAACATTACTACACTTATTGCTGCTATTGTATTATTCCAATTTGGTACTGGCCCTGTAAAGGGTTTTGCTGTGACTCTATCAATAGGTATTCTTGCATCGATGTTTACTGCTATTTTTGTAAGTAAAACTATATTTCTTCAGCTCTATGAATCAAAAGAAAATAGAAAGTTAAGTATTTAA
- the yajC gene encoding preprotein translocase subunit YajC has protein sequence MFESIAYAAGGQQAQNPIAAFLPLILIFVIFYFLLIRPQQKRQKQHQQMIESLKAGDEIITSGGIYGKIDRVLDQNTFLVEIANGVKVKLVKSAVSAKVNSGVENK, from the coding sequence ATGTTTGAATCAATAGCTTATGCAGCAGGCGGGCAACAAGCACAGAATCCGATAGCAGCGTTTCTACCACTTATACTGATTTTTGTGATATTTTATTTTTTGTTGATAAGGCCTCAGCAAAAAAGACAGAAACAGCATCAACAAATGATTGAATCTTTAAAGGCTGGAGATGAAATCATAACATCCGGTGGGATTTATGGAAAAATCGATAGGGTATTGGATCAAAATACTTTTTTAGTAGAAATTGCTAATGGGGTAAAGGTGAAACTGGTTAAGAGTGCAGTATCTGCTAAAGTTAACTCTGGAGTGGAAAATAAATAA
- the tgt gene encoding tRNA guanosine(34) transglycosylase Tgt has translation MFRFTLVKKDKKTKARLGFFETLHGKVETPIFMPVGTAGSVKTVTPDELKDVGAQIILGNTYHLHLRPGEDVVNHFGGLHKFIRWDRPILTDSGGFQVFSLAELKNITEEGVTFRSHLDGHKIFLTPEKSIEIQSKLGSDIMMVLDECVPYPCEKEYVKKSIKLTTRWAKRCKEAKKNQWQALFGIVQGGVYEDLRKQSAEEIVEIGFDGYAIGGLSVGEENRLMYDITDFTTDYLPEDRPRYLMGVGTPEDILECVSRGVDMFDCVMPTRNARNGLLFTSYGKLHIKREQWKLSDKPIDENCNCYTCKNFSRGYLRHLFKAGEILALRLNTIHNLHFYISLVKDIRNAIRKECFEEFKKEKLEMFKIGGDNV, from the coding sequence ATGTTTAGGTTCACGTTAGTAAAAAAAGATAAAAAAACGAAAGCAAGATTAGGCTTTTTTGAAACGTTACATGGAAAGGTGGAGACCCCCATCTTTATGCCTGTTGGAACTGCAGGCTCTGTAAAAACTGTTACTCCGGATGAATTAAAGGATGTGGGAGCACAAATTATCCTTGGCAATACATATCATCTTCACTTGAGACCTGGTGAAGATGTGGTAAACCATTTTGGGGGACTTCATAAATTTATTAGGTGGGACAGACCGATTTTAACAGATAGCGGTGGATTTCAAGTATTTAGCCTTGCTGAGTTGAAAAATATTACAGAGGAAGGTGTAACCTTCAGATCTCATCTTGATGGACATAAGATTTTTCTAACACCTGAAAAGTCGATAGAAATTCAATCAAAACTTGGTTCTGATATTATGATGGTACTTGATGAATGTGTGCCATATCCTTGTGAAAAGGAGTATGTGAAAAAGTCCATTAAATTGACAACAAGATGGGCCAAAAGATGTAAAGAGGCAAAGAAGAATCAGTGGCAGGCACTTTTTGGGATTGTTCAAGGTGGAGTATACGAAGACTTGAGGAAACAAAGTGCAGAGGAGATTGTGGAGATAGGTTTTGACGGTTATGCCATAGGTGGACTTAGTGTTGGAGAAGAAAATCGATTGATGTATGACATCACTGACTTTACAACAGATTATTTACCTGAAGATAGGCCAAGGTATCTAATGGGTGTGGGTACTCCTGAGGATATTCTTGAATGCGTATCAAGGGGTGTGGATATGTTTGACTGTGTTATGCCTACGAGAAATGCAAGGAACGGGTTACTTTTCACAAGTTATGGGAAGCTTCATATTAAAAGAGAACAGTGGAAATTATCAGATAAACCGATAGATGAGAATTGTAATTGCTATACTTGTAAAAACTTTTCAAGAGGGTATTTGCGTCATCTGTTTAAAGCTGGTGAGATTTTAGCTTTGCGATTAAATACCATACACAACTTACACTTTTATATTTCTCTTGTAAAAGATATCAGAAATGCTATAAGGAAAGAGTGTTTTGAAGAGTTTAAAAAGGAAAAACTAGAGATGTTTAAAATAGGAGGAGATAATGTTTGA